CGCCGACGAGGACTGTCCCGAATGCGGCGAGAACGTCATCTCCGTCGGGTACATGCCCTCTGCGCTGGAGTTCGTCACCGGCTACAAGTGCCAGGAGTGTGACTGGGCCGACACCGACCGCGAGTGAGCACCGTCTGCCAATCGAAATCCCTTTAATGCGAGTCGGCTTACGCCGGAGTGCGGGGTCGTGGCCTAGTCCGGGAAGGCGGCTGACTCCAGAGGCCACGTGCCTGGGACGACACTCCAAGGGCTGATATACTGAGCGACCGGCTGATC
Above is a window of Haloarcula sp. DT43 DNA encoding:
- a CDS encoding DUF5795 family protein, producing the protein MSDNRVVQGRMQTPESLAELIEGDSVMDAEPIEDADEDCPECGENVISVGYMPSALEFVTGYKCQECDWADTDRE